From the genome of Methanofollis sp. UBA420:
CAGCCCCCCGACGAAGAACCCCGCAAGGAAGCCGACGCCCCCCATGAGGGCGGTCGCACCGATCAGGACGAGGATGGCGATGATGACCGCCCCCAGGATGCCGGCAAGCGCCCCGGCCTTGCCGCCGTTCCACGCACCCCCCCGTGCGATGTACCCCGCGGCAAACCCGCCCGCGAGAGGCCCGAGC
Proteins encoded in this window:
- a CDS encoding DUF5518 domain-containing protein, with translation MADGENGNFWLGVVVGWVIMVIVDLFVPVLGPLAGGFAAGYIARGGAWNGGKAGALAGILGAVIIAILVLIGATALMGGVGFLAGFFVGGLLVVGVFLYLGILAFIGGAIAGAMRA